The candidate division WOR-3 bacterium genome segment TGACGAATATCTGAACTTAGAAGACATTGAAGGTGTAATTACATAGTTGGGCAGGGTAAAGGATATACTTCAGTGGAACTGATTCGCACTTCAGATGAATACTTGAACTTAGAAGATATTGAAGGTGTGATTACATTATCAGATTCAGCAATGTCACACTTCAGATGGGTTGATTTGTGCTTTAGAATCATACTTAAACTTAATAACATTAAATGTGGGATTAAATGGTAATAGCGATTTTTTAGACTTTAATCTAAATAAATGAAGATGACTGACAGTTACTTTTTAGGTATCACCACAGTTGAAAATGAAACAGGCCTTGCATTGGTCAAAGAGGATAAGGTTATTTATGAAATAGTTGCGGAAACTTCTGCCCATCATAATGAAACTATCTTTCCGTTTTTGAAAAATGGCTTAGATTTTTTAGGAATAACAACCAAAGAGATAAAAGGTATTGGTGTCGTTATCGGACCAGGAATGTTCACTTCGTTGCGGGTTGGTTTAGCATGTGCTAAAGGGTTGGCAATCGTTGATAATATTCCGATTAAAGGTATTAACACCTTAGATGCTTTGGTCGTTTCCTTACCCAACTTTTTATTGGAAGAAAAAAGAACCATCATACCGGTATTAGATATTAGACGCAATGAAGTCTATTTCCGAATCTATCACGGTATAGAACCAGTTTCGGAACCAGAAGTTATTACTCCTGAAAAATTTTGTCGAAAGATTCCGGCAAATGCCATTCTTTTAGGTAGCGGTTTAATTAGATATCACGATGAGATTAAAAAATTAGCGCCGAATAATTTCTTAACTTACAATCGTCTATATCCCGCTCCATCGCAAGTTGCCTTTTTTGCGCGTAAGTGCATCTTAAATTCGGATTTTTCCGATACTGATAAGTTAGTGCCGATTTATATCCGGTAAGAACCGATTTATATCCGGTAAGAAAAGTATTAGATAAAAACAGAACTTTTTATAAAAAATTAAGAAATGATTAATTATGTAAAATCCATAATAGTTAATAGTGATATTTCAAGTTAATCGTCTTTACATTAGTGCAGTTAAGGATGACTTCATAACAACAATTAAGAATTTAGGCTTCTCTAAGGAAAGAAAAAAAACATTTCTATTGACAAATCATTGGAAAGTAATTATGCTAAAAGTCTATGCGATTATCTATTAAATGGCTGGAAGAATTTTTATGCTCAAGTAATACTCCTCAAGAGATAGCTGAAATATTTACCCAAAAAGGAGTTTCGGTCAATACTATTGAAAGAATTGGGTCGGCATTAGAAAATTTTGTTGTTGCTGAAGTTAAGGAAGTCAAAGATAATAAAATCGTAGTTTGGGACGCAAAAGATTTTTTCGAAATTAAAACTACACTCTCGGCGCTTAAACCTAAAGACAAAATTGGACTAAACCCCAAAGAATTAAAGTTACTAACGCCGAATTTAATTAATTTAAGCAATGATTTTCAGCCGATTGTCCTTGAAGACAATTATGAACCCGGTCGCCCATTACTCGATTATTTAGATGATTATGTGTTAGATTTAGAAATTTTACCCAATCGCAGTGATTTGATGAGTGTCCGTGGTCTGGCTTATGAACTTTTAAGTTATGAAGAATGTAAAGTTGAACTTAAACCTGTCTCAAAAATTTTCCCTGTCGAATCCGATAAATATCTGATTAGAGATTTATTAAATCTTGAGGTTTTAGATAAATCAGCATGTCCGGATTATATCGCACGTTTAATTTGGGATATTAAAATTAGACCGTCACCTTTTTGGTTACAATGGCGACTTATGGCTGGTGGCTTACGACCAATCAATAATGTGGTTGATGCGACTAATTATATAATGCTTAAGTATGGCACGCCGTTACACGCATTTGATTATGATACCGTAAAAGACCATACAATAAAAGTTCGTTTTGCCCAAAAAGGCGAAAAGATTAAGACCATTGATGGTGAAATGCGGGATTTATCGGAATCGGTGCTGGTAATTGCGGATAGTAAAAGACCAGTTGCGATTGCCGGCATTATCGGTGGAGTTGACACTGAAATTACCCATTTTACTAAACGAGTGCTGTTAGAATGTGCTCGGTTTGATGCCAAAACAATTAGACGCGGTAGTAAGAAGTTAAATCTTGCAACTGAAGCCTCCCAACGATTTGAAATGGGAATTGATTCGGAAATTTTAGAACAAGCCTCCCAAGAAGCAAGTCAGTTAATTGCGTATTTAGGTAATGGCGTTATCATTAAGGATAAATTAGAAACCCGAACTCCAATTTCTAAGACCCAAATTGAACTTTCAGTGTCACGGACTAATGCTTTACTGGGACTAAATT includes the following:
- the tsaB gene encoding tRNA (adenosine(37)-N6)-threonylcarbamoyltransferase complex dimerization subunit type 1 TsaB: MTDSYFLGITTVENETGLALVKEDKVIYEIVAETSAHHNETIFPFLKNGLDFLGITTKEIKGIGVVIGPGMFTSLRVGLACAKGLAIVDNIPIKGINTLDALVVSLPNFLLEEKRTIIPVLDIRRNEVYFRIYHGIEPVSEPEVITPEKFCRKIPANAILLGSGLIRYHDEIKKLAPNNFLTYNRLYPAPSQVAFFARKCILNSDFSDTDKLVPIYIR
- the pheT gene encoding phenylalanine--tRNA ligase subunit beta is translated as MRLSIKWLEEFLCSSNTPQEIAEIFTQKGVSVNTIERIGSALENFVVAEVKEVKDNKIVVWDAKDFFEIKTTLSALKPKDKIGLNPKELKLLTPNLINLSNDFQPIVLEDNYEPGRPLLDYLDDYVLDLEILPNRSDLMSVRGLAYELLSYEECKVELKPVSKIFPVESDKYLIRDLLNLEVLDKSACPDYIARLIWDIKIRPSPFWLQWRLMAGGLRPINNVVDATNYIMLKYGTPLHAFDYDTVKDHTIKVRFAQKGEKIKTIDGEMRDLSESVLVIADSKRPVAIAGIIGGVDTEITHFTKRVLLECARFDAKTIRRGSKKLNLATEASQRFEMGIDSEILEQASQEASQLIAYLGNGVIIKDKLETRTPISKTQIELSVSRTNALLGLNLTDAQIKDILQRINCNVSAKDNRLMVQVPSSRLDLQQEIDLVEEVGRIYGYDKLPSVFNLRGNQIGTKDKTSQQISQIRDFLVGQGFIENYTISFCDELSAREFTESENTVVKIPNPLNERFAYLRPLILPTILSSVSNNYRRGNKNLRLFEIGKVFYYKDKSIKEDYHLTVVILGHQQPIFWSEPVSLVNYFNIKGIAESLFAFLKIEDINFAETDKKFLVSNSAVVIKYADQELGYLGEIKKSILDMFDIPVPVFALELNLERIQPLIPAMLYFQPLPRFPAVSRDFAFVVSDKILADEIVKSVKKIAGALLEQVEIFDCFKGAPLPDGMSNLGIRVTLRSQERTLSQEEVEKIFDRIVQHLQDKWSVTLRK